The bacterium genome has a segment encoding these proteins:
- a CDS encoding CvpA family protein translates to MHWLTIATLALLLVFAVAGWRAGLIRRVLEFVGMVASVLLASRYCFLAADWLQDTAGLEDRWARPLGWLLVFAALLLVAKLAAWSLAKALRVSVLGWVDRWGGALLGMLIGVLVCSVLLMLACRITGDDDLAKQVRSDPVTRIVHGAAPTLYAFVVRGDHEDLERLWQRARDGFEELPDPGEAASSLREAVSDRLDEDRE, encoded by the coding sequence ATGCATTGGCTGACCATCGCGACCCTGGCCCTGCTGCTCGTCTTCGCCGTCGCGGGCTGGCGCGCGGGCCTGATCCGCCGTGTCCTGGAGTTCGTCGGCATGGTGGCCTCGGTGCTCCTGGCCTCCCGCTACTGTTTCCTGGCCGCAGACTGGCTGCAGGACACCGCCGGCCTCGAGGACCGATGGGCCCGGCCCCTGGGCTGGCTCCTGGTATTCGCGGCCTTGCTGCTCGTGGCAAAACTGGCCGCGTGGAGCCTGGCCAAGGCCCTGCGCGTATCTGTCCTGGGCTGGGTGGACCGCTGGGGCGGAGCCCTGCTCGGCATGCTGATCGGCGTGCTGGTGTGCAGCGTCCTGTTGATGCTCGCCTGTCGTATCACGGGCGACGACGACCTGGCAAAGCAGGTGCGGAGCGATCCCGTGACCAGGATCGTCCACGGCGCGGCGCCGACGCTCTACGCTTTCGTGGTGCGCGGCGATCACGAAGACCTGGAACGCCTCTGGCAACGGGCACGCGACGGGTTCGAGGAGCTGCCCGACCCCGGCGAGGCCGCCTCCTCCTTGCGCGAGGCAGTCTCCGATAGGCTCGACGAAGACCGGGAGTGA
- a CDS encoding GatB/YqeY domain-containing protein: MANSELAKRIQQDTITTMRAKDKDRLTVMRMLQAAIKQVEIDTREELDDEGVVKVLRAYLKKVKDSLAGARDGGREDLVARAEAELAIVESYLPAELDDEVLEAIVREAIAGTGASSLKDMGQVMKAAMARTGGRADGNRVSALVKSLLAG; this comes from the coding sequence ATGGCGAATTCGGAACTGGCGAAGCGGATCCAGCAGGACACCATCACGACCATGAGGGCCAAGGACAAGGACCGTCTGACCGTGATGCGCATGCTGCAGGCCGCCATCAAGCAGGTGGAGATCGACACCCGCGAGGAGCTGGACGACGAGGGCGTCGTCAAGGTGCTGCGCGCCTACCTGAAGAAGGTCAAGGACAGCCTCGCGGGAGCACGTGACGGCGGCCGCGAGGATCTTGTGGCCCGGGCCGAGGCCGAGCTGGCGATCGTCGAGTCCTACCTCCCGGCCGAACTGGACGACGAAGTGCTGGAGGCCATCGTCCGCGAGGCCATCGCCGGCACCGGCGCCTCGTCCTTGAAGGACATGGGACAGGTGATGAAAGCCGCCATGGCCAGGACGGGCGGCCGCGCCGACGGCAACCGGGTCAGCGCCCTCGTCAAGTCCCTGCTCGCCGGCTAA
- a CDS encoding 16S rRNA (uracil(1498)-N(3))-methyltransferase, whose protein sequence is MRYYHLPPAAEKEPPTVGDEVALPAGESRHLLKVMRARAGDEVLLTDGRGRRLTATLLRAHGPAARLRIEASELDRAELLRPRLWLACSVVKGRHFEWALEKAVELGAHAIQPLLTARGEIAPREGKLERWGAILAGAAKQSGRAWLPDLSPPANLSDWLSVWRGGGLYYGVARARDRNWRDDEAGLLSPGRLFASAGGAIAVAGDLAWVVGPEGGWDERELAALAGAGTPVRLGPHRLRTETAACAGLALLAAVREMLLDAEPAPGA, encoded by the coding sequence ATGCGGTACTACCATCTGCCGCCCGCCGCCGAGAAGGAACCGCCGACCGTCGGCGACGAGGTCGCTCTGCCCGCCGGCGAGAGCCGGCACCTGCTCAAGGTGATGCGCGCCCGCGCCGGCGACGAGGTCCTGCTCACCGACGGCCGCGGCCGCCGCCTGACCGCCACCTTGCTCCGGGCCCATGGCCCCGCGGCCAGACTCCGCATCGAGGCGAGCGAACTCGACCGGGCCGAACTGCTGCGCCCGCGCCTGTGGCTGGCCTGCAGCGTGGTCAAGGGCCGCCATTTCGAGTGGGCCCTGGAGAAGGCCGTGGAGCTGGGCGCTCACGCGATCCAGCCCCTGCTGACCGCCCGGGGCGAGATCGCGCCGCGCGAGGGCAAACTCGAGCGCTGGGGCGCGATCCTGGCCGGCGCAGCCAAGCAGTCGGGTCGCGCGTGGCTGCCCGACCTGTCGCCGCCCGCGAACCTGAGCGACTGGCTCTCCGTCTGGCGCGGCGGCGGCCTGTACTACGGTGTGGCGCGCGCCCGGGACCGGAACTGGCGGGATGACGAGGCGGGCCTGCTGTCGCCCGGAAGGCTCTTCGCATCGGCAGGGGGGGCGATCGCCGTCGCCGGCGACCTGGCATGGGTGGTCGGCCCGGAAGGCGGTTGGGACGAGCGGGAACTCGCCGCGCTCGCCGGCGCGGGGACGCCAGTCCGGCTGGGGCCCCACCGCCTGCGCACCGAGACGGCCGCCTGCGCGGGACTGGCCCTGCTTGCCGCGGTCCGCGAGATGCTGCTCGACGCCGAACCCGCGCCCGGTGCATAG
- the dnaJ gene encoding molecular chaperone DnaJ produces the protein MPSKRDYYEVLDVKRSATASEIKKAYRKLAIKHHPDRNPDDPQAGEKFREATEAYEILKDPQQRAKYDQLGHAAFDQTAGFGGAGGFAGGFDINDALESFLRNFGGFGDIFGAGGGPGNGPASNRGHDLQVRVKLTLEEAAQGVRKKIKLRKQVACHDCDGSGAAPGSQPQSCTECNGLGRVRQVRRSLLGQMVTEGICPRCGGRGSLISDPCGSCHGTGTVRGEETVEVRVPLGVASGNYMEIPGHGDDGERGGPTGNLRVMIELAEHELFERHGDDLLIDLPVSPVDLMLGVKAEVPTLDGRVALKIPAGTQSHKIFRLRGKGMPRLNRNGVGDQLVRVIAWTPDGLSADEKRRLEELRDVLAARTPAPSRHLFD, from the coding sequence ATGCCCTCCAAGCGAGACTATTACGAAGTACTGGACGTCAAGCGGAGTGCCACCGCGTCGGAGATCAAGAAGGCCTACCGCAAGCTCGCGATCAAGCACCATCCCGATCGCAACCCCGACGATCCGCAGGCGGGCGAGAAGTTCCGCGAGGCCACCGAGGCCTACGAGATCCTCAAGGATCCCCAGCAACGCGCCAAGTACGATCAGTTAGGCCACGCCGCCTTCGACCAGACGGCCGGTTTCGGCGGCGCGGGGGGCTTCGCGGGCGGTTTCGACATCAACGACGCTCTCGAGTCGTTCCTGCGCAACTTCGGCGGCTTCGGCGACATCTTCGGCGCCGGCGGCGGGCCGGGGAACGGACCGGCCTCCAACCGCGGCCACGATCTTCAGGTCAGGGTCAAGCTCACCCTCGAGGAGGCGGCGCAAGGCGTGCGCAAGAAGATCAAGTTGCGCAAGCAGGTCGCCTGCCACGACTGCGATGGCAGCGGCGCGGCGCCGGGCAGCCAACCCCAGAGTTGCACCGAATGCAATGGGCTCGGCCGCGTGCGCCAGGTCCGTCGCTCGCTGCTCGGCCAGATGGTCACCGAGGGCATCTGCCCGCGGTGCGGGGGACGCGGGAGCCTCATCTCCGATCCCTGCGGCTCGTGTCACGGCACCGGCACGGTGCGCGGCGAGGAGACGGTGGAGGTCCGTGTCCCCTTGGGCGTGGCCTCCGGCAACTACATGGAAATACCCGGCCACGGAGACGACGGCGAGCGCGGGGGGCCCACGGGCAATCTGCGCGTCATGATCGAGCTGGCCGAGCACGAGCTCTTCGAGCGTCACGGCGACGACCTGCTGATAGACCTGCCGGTGTCGCCGGTGGACCTCATGCTCGGGGTCAAGGCCGAAGTGCCGACCCTGGACGGCCGCGTCGCCCTGAAGATTCCCGCCGGGACGCAATCCCACAAGATCTTCCGTCTGCGCGGCAAGGGCATGCCGCGGCTCAACCGCAACGGTGTCGGCGATCAGCTCGTGCGCGTCATCGCCTGGACGCCCGACGGGCTCTCGGCGGACGAGAAGCGCCGCCTGGAGGAGCTGCGCGATGTGCTGGCCGCCCGCACGCCCGCGCCGAGCCGGCACCTCTTCGACTGA
- a CDS encoding nucleotide exchange factor GrpE, with protein MTKKKKAEQKAEAPEQRVAAEAEVDTDDAAVVHPANGAAAPGDESSAEELLTRERDDLKDKWLRAVAEQDNVRKRTRREVGDAYRFAVADLVRELLEVLDNFERAAASAAAGGESGEEPRGLRSGFELIHVRFREILEGRGLEAVPADKGQSFDPSIHEAVLRIESDDVASGEIVDVAQAGYRLNDLVLRPARVVVAQ; from the coding sequence ATGACCAAGAAGAAGAAAGCGGAGCAGAAGGCCGAGGCGCCGGAGCAAAGGGTCGCGGCCGAGGCGGAGGTCGATACCGATGACGCCGCGGTCGTCCATCCCGCGAACGGGGCCGCCGCGCCCGGGGATGAGTCCAGCGCCGAGGAGCTGCTGACCCGCGAACGGGACGATCTCAAGGACAAGTGGCTGCGCGCCGTGGCCGAGCAGGACAACGTGCGCAAGCGGACCCGGCGCGAGGTCGGCGACGCGTATCGCTTCGCCGTGGCCGACCTGGTGCGCGAGTTGCTCGAAGTGCTCGACAACTTCGAGCGCGCCGCGGCGAGCGCCGCCGCCGGCGGCGAGAGCGGCGAGGAGCCGAGAGGCCTGCGCAGCGGTTTCGAGCTGATCCACGTGCGTTTCCGCGAGATCCTCGAGGGGCGCGGGCTGGAAGCCGTGCCGGCGGATAAGGGGCAGTCGTTCGACCCCTCCATCCACGAAGCGGTCCTGCGCATCGAGAGCGACGATGTAGCCTCGGGAGAAATCGTGGATGTGGCCCAGGCGGGATACAGGCTCAACGACCTCGTACTGCGACCGGCCCGCGTGGTCGTGGCTCAATAG
- the hrcA gene encoding heat-inducible transcriptional repressor HrcA yields the protein MSPTEDRRDAILDAVVRLYSGSGQPVSSSLVSRWLGGPVSSATVRAVMARLEEDGLLVKPHTSAGRIPTDAGFRAFVNRLLAGVGALVPAPAAVLRPQVELELERSAGTHAMVKALASLLCRLTDSISIIMGPAWDSVRALRLDLYPKEGRRILMVLVLENALVRTGTFAVDSDYSPEILDDAARMLTERVSGRTVSEIRGGVLASLAPETSPAGRCAHEMAHLGSELFGDVETAELELMGVANVLDEPEFSDPDRLKKLVRFLESPSAIRETLQRLSPENEEGLAVWIGSENPVDDLQSFGMIASPFHLAGRQGILAVLGLRRMPYDKAIQGIHSFLQTLNRLP from the coding sequence ATGTCCCCTACGGAAGACAGAAGAGACGCGATTCTCGACGCGGTCGTCCGGCTCTACAGCGGTTCCGGACAGCCGGTCAGCTCCTCGCTCGTCTCCCGTTGGCTGGGCGGCCCGGTATCGTCGGCCACCGTGCGCGCCGTCATGGCTCGCCTGGAGGAAGACGGCCTGCTGGTCAAACCCCACACCTCCGCCGGGCGCATCCCGACCGACGCCGGGTTCCGCGCCTTCGTCAACCGTCTGTTGGCCGGTGTCGGCGCGTTGGTTCCCGCGCCGGCCGCGGTGCTGCGTCCGCAGGTCGAACTGGAACTGGAGCGCTCCGCCGGCACCCACGCCATGGTCAAGGCCCTGGCTTCGCTGCTCTGTCGTCTGACCGACAGCATCAGCATCATCATGGGACCGGCCTGGGATTCGGTTCGCGCCCTCCGGCTCGATCTCTACCCCAAGGAGGGACGGCGCATCCTGATGGTGCTCGTGCTCGAGAACGCCCTGGTGCGCACCGGCACCTTCGCCGTCGACAGCGACTATTCTCCCGAGATCCTGGATGACGCCGCACGGATGCTCACGGAGCGCGTTTCCGGCCGCACCGTTTCCGAGATACGCGGCGGTGTGCTCGCTTCGCTGGCGCCGGAGACGTCACCCGCCGGACGTTGTGCCCACGAGATGGCGCACCTCGGCTCCGAGCTGTTCGGCGACGTGGAGACTGCGGAGCTGGAGCTGATGGGTGTGGCCAACGTGCTCGACGAGCCGGAATTCTCCGATCCGGACCGCCTGAAAAAGCTGGTGCGATTCCTCGAGTCGCCGAGTGCGATTCGCGAGACGCTGCAGCGGCTCAGTCCGGAGAACGAGGAGGGCCTGGCCGTCTGGATCGGCTCGGAGAATCCGGTGGACGACCTGCAGTCTTTCGGGATGATCGCTTCGCCGTTCCACCTGGCCGGTCGGCAGGGCATCCTGGCCGTGCTCGGCCTGCGTCGCATGCCCTACGACAAGGCCATACAAGGCATACATTCGTTCCTGCAAACATTGAACAGGCTGCCCTGA
- a CDS encoding coproporphyrinogen III oxidase family protein, which produces MSATGRTAPPHGGGGLYLHVPFCARSCSYCHFCRTDRHDPSRRRRYVDAVRREFALRATGCGLLAGSGARLAATCYVGGGTPSCLEPDLFAALLAGTWDRLSRASDAEVTAEANPETFTAPLAAAWRGAGVNRISLGVQSLDPGVLALLGRSCGPGAAREALRLASRTFGRVSADWILAPGCRPERLRAEFAEARDLGVGHVSLYILEVHEGTPLAEAVAAGRLRLPPREETERIYLEARADLAGLGYAQYEVSNFCLPGEESRHNAAYWRRAPYLGLGPGAHGFWGRRRYANHGDLERYTSEIERGRLPEASCETLDRRARLLEKIILPLRTRAGVPLADLPVAREWLARGAREGLWRLDRGRLRLSGKGLLHIDEVEAAFSRNLDSRSMRYRGSRPSC; this is translated from the coding sequence GTGAGCGCTACGGGGCGGACCGCGCCGCCCCACGGGGGCGGCGGACTCTACCTGCACGTGCCCTTCTGCGCTCGATCGTGCTCCTATTGCCATTTCTGCCGGACCGACCGCCACGATCCATCCCGCAGGCGCCGCTACGTGGACGCCGTGCGGCGCGAGTTCGCGCTGCGCGCCACGGGCTGCGGCCTGCTGGCGGGATCCGGTGCCCGCCTCGCCGCGACCTGTTACGTGGGGGGCGGCACGCCGTCCTGCCTGGAGCCGGATCTCTTCGCGGCGCTGCTCGCCGGCACCTGGGACCGGCTGAGCCGCGCGTCCGACGCGGAGGTCACCGCCGAGGCCAATCCCGAGACTTTCACCGCGCCGCTGGCGGCGGCCTGGCGCGGCGCCGGCGTGAACCGCATCAGCCTGGGCGTGCAGAGCCTCGACCCGGGCGTGCTCGCCCTGCTGGGCCGCTCCTGCGGACCGGGCGCCGCCCGCGAAGCCCTGCGGCTCGCATCCCGCACTTTCGGGCGGGTGTCGGCGGACTGGATCCTGGCCCCGGGTTGCCGCCCGGAGCGCCTGCGCGCGGAATTCGCCGAAGCCCGCGATCTCGGCGTCGGTCACGTCTCCTTGTACATCCTTGAAGTGCACGAGGGCACGCCCCTGGCTGAGGCGGTGGCGGCGGGCAGGCTGCGCCTGCCGCCCCGTGAAGAGACCGAGCGGATCTACCTGGAAGCCCGCGCCGACCTGGCCGGGCTCGGCTATGCGCAGTACGAGGTATCGAATTTCTGCCTGCCGGGGGAGGAGTCGCGTCACAACGCGGCGTACTGGCGCCGTGCGCCCTACCTGGGGCTGGGGCCGGGCGCGCACGGATTCTGGGGCCGCCGCCGCTATGCCAATCACGGGGATCTCGAGCGATACACGAGCGAGATCGAGCGCGGGCGACTGCCCGAGGCCTCGTGCGAAACCCTCGACCGGCGTGCCCGGCTCCTGGAGAAGATCATCCTGCCGCTGCGCACGCGCGCGGGTGTGCCTCTCGCCGACCTGCCGGTGGCGCGGGAGTGGCTGGCGCGCGGCGCCCGGGAGGGCCTCTGGCGCCTGGACAGGGGCCGGCTGAGGCTGTCGGGCAAGGGCCTGCTGCACATCGACGAGGTGGAGGCGGCGTTCAGCCGCAATCTCGATTCCCGCTCGATGCGGTATCGGGGTTCGCGGCCGTCTTGTTGA